Proteins encoded in a region of the Enoplosus armatus isolate fEnoArm2 chromosome 16, fEnoArm2.hap1, whole genome shotgun sequence genome:
- the clk2a gene encoding dual specificity protein kinase CLK2 isoform X3 produces MQCIDHRRGGAHVALKIIKNVEKYKEAARLEINVLEKINEKDPENKFLCVQMYDWFDYHGHMCISFELLALSTFDFLKENNYLPYSIGQVRHMAYQICLAVKFLHDNKLTHTDLKPENILFVNSDFTMSFNVEKKREERTVKSTAVRVVDFGSATFDHEHHSTIVSTRHYRAPEVILELGWSHPCDVWSIGCILFEYYLGFTLFQTHDNREHLAMMERILGPVPSRMIRKTRKQKYFYRGRLDWDESSSAGKYVRENCKPLRRYLLSEAEEHHQLFDLIESMLEYEPSKRLVLADSLKHPFFENGGSGEAAGSKNWEGNRDISR; encoded by the exons ATGCAATGCATTGACCATCGCAG GGGAGGAGCCCATGTTGCCCTGAAAATTATCAAGAATGTGGAGAAGTACAAAGAAGCAGCTCGTCTGGAGATCAATGTATTAGAGAAGATCAATGAAAAGGACCCTGAAAACAAATT CCTGTGTGTACAGATGTATGACTGGTTTGACTACCATGGTCACATGTGTATCTCCTTTGAGCTGCTAGCTCTCAGCACCTTCGATTTTCTAAAGGAAAACAACTACCTGCCCTACTCAATTGGTCAGGTCAGACACATGGCCTACCAAATCTGTCTCGCTGTGAAGT tTCTACACGACAAtaagctgacacacacagacctaaAGCCTGAGAACATCCTATTTGTCAACTCAGACTTCACAATGTCTTTCAATGTAGAAAAG AAGCGAGAAGAGCGGACGGTTAAGAGCACGGCAGTACGTGTGGTGGACTTTGGCAGCGCCACTTTTGACCACGAGCACCACAGCACCATTGTGTCTACGCGGCATTATCGTGCCCCTGAGGTCATACTAG AGCTGGGCTGGAGCCATCCCTGTGATGTGTGGAGCATTGGCTGTATCCTATTTGAGTACTACCTGGGCTTCACCTTGTTTCAG ACTCATGACAACAGGGAGCATTTGGCCATGATGGAGAGAATCCTAGGTCCAGTGCCCTCTAGGATGATTCGTAAGACGAG GAAGCAGAAGTATTTCTATCGTGGTCGTCTGGATTGGGACGAGAGCTCCTCAGCGGGGAAATATGTCAGAGAAAACTGCAAACCCTTACGG CGGTACTTGCTGTCGGAGGCGGAGGAGCACCACCAGTTGTTTGACCTCATTGAAAGCATGTTGGAGTATGAGCCCTCCAAGAGGCTGGTGCTGGCCGACTCCCTCAAACACCCTTTCTTTGAGAATGGGGGGAGCGGCGAGGCAGCGGGCAGCAAGAACTGGGAGGGCAACCGGGACATCAGCCGGTGA
- the LOC139299259 gene encoding histone-lysine N-methyltransferase SETDB1-B-like, translating to MEEDEMEMSKEELQKWIREKVKKNKLNSTDVLEKCSLLQSLLERREKQAARLQKLCESVAACEEIVKKQYSLLGWDYRDTDSDDDDNITGCGKMEIIEFIGNASLSSREFVDAETPAPSSSATTRLLPKLEDSQILNGDNGKKSYICRKRKPVVVLTRLSTLSTLCQSNDEAIKTPPRVPEGEISVNMNILARRRAMSWQQGEIIEIVTKEDGRLKYKISFEDKGKSLVSGHHIAFDCMPNMKQLFVGARVVAKCQADWPQFCPGVLAELPSRRNRMRFLVFIDDHTPVYVGIPLLHLVCRPLTDPLDDIPDGTHKNFLMDYIKAWPYLPLIQYRVGQIINVELNGVQQRCEVQEVDCSLIQVVFQIP from the exons atggaggaggatgagatgGAGATGAGCAAAGAAGAGCTCCAAAAATGGATCAgagagaaggtgaagaagaaCAAGCTGAATTCCACAGATGTGCTCGAGAAATGCAGTCTGCTACAATCTCTGCtggaaaggagggagaaacaggCTGCTCGCCTCCAGAAGCTCTGCGA GTCTGTGGCAGCATGTGAAGAGATTGTGAAGAAGCAATACTCTTTGCTGGGGTGGGACTACAGGGACACAGATTCTGATGATGACGATAATATAACAGGCTGTGGTAAGATGGAAATCATTGAGTTCATTG gaAATGCTTCTCTGTCGTCTCGTGAGTTTGTTGATGCTGAGACTCCAGCCCCCAGCTCTTCAGCAACTACTCGTTTGTTACCAAAGCTTGAGGACAGTCAGATCCTCAATGGAGACAACGGCAAAAAAAGCTATATCTGTCGAAAGAGAAAACCAGTGGTGGTCTTGACCAGACTTTCTACCT TATCAACTCTTTGCCAATCCAATGACGAAGCCATTAAAACCCCTCCTCGCGTGCCTGAAGGAGAGATCAGTGTGAACATGAATATCCTGGCCAGAAGGAGGGCCATGAGCTGGCAACAGGGGGAAATCATAGAAATAGTAACAAAGG aaGATGGTAGGTTGAAATACAAGATCAGTTTTGAGGACAAGGGGAAGAGCCTCGTCTCTGGTCACCACATTGCCTTTGACTGCATGCCAAATATGAAACAGCTGTTTGTCGGTGCTCGAGTGGTGGCCAAGTGTCAAGCTGACTGGCCCCAGTTCTGTCCTGGTGTCCTGGCAGAGCTCCCCAGCAGAAGAAACCGcatgag gtTCCTGGTCTTTATTGACGATCACACGCCGGTCTATGTTGGCATACCTTTACTTCACCTGGTGTGCAGACCAT tgacagaccCTTTGGACGATATTCCAGATGGCACCCACAAGAATTTCCTGATGGACTATATAAAGGCCTGGCCTTACCTGCCCCTGATCCAGTACAGGGTTGGACAGATAATTAATGTAGAATTAAATGGAGTCCAGCAGAGGTGTGAGGTGCAGGAAGTCGACTGCAGCTTGATACAGGTCGTTTTTCAG attCCGTGA
- the LOC139298590 gene encoding ceramide synthase 2-like isoform X2: MLSRLNELIWADWIWFPEGHGWADLKDHDGKVFPKPRDLWASIPIALAFLVIRQIFERTVAIPLASLLGVSDKQCVRAPHNPVLESYFCSTSKHPTQSSIESLSKLAGCSVRQVQRWFRRRRNQDRPSKLKKFREASWRFTFYLLAFFAGLAALIDKPWLYDMKLMWDGFPKMPLLPSQYWYYMIELGFYVSLLFSVASDIKRKDFQEQIVHHVATIVLISFSWVVNYIRGGTLIMLVHDASDYLMESAKMFNYAGWRRTCNIIFTVFAAVFIVTRLVILPFWIIYTTWVYPLTLYPPFFGFYFFNGLMIVLQVLHIFWAWLILRMVIKFLPGNIVEDERSDKAETESEDEEDDREQRGSFKNGHVQNGHTVLNNNHRKTD, encoded by the exons ATGTTGTCTCGGCTGAATGAGCTGATATGGGCGGACTGGATTTGGTTTCCTGAAGGCCACGGGTGGGCTGACCTGAAGGACCACGATGGCAAGGTCTTCCCTAAACCACGGGACCTCTGGGCTTCTATACCCATCGCTCTCGCTTTCCTGGTCATCAGACAGATATTCGAGAG GACAGTAGCGATTCCTCTTGCCTCTCTGTTGGGAGTGAGTGACAAGCAGTGTGTTCGTGCTCCTCATAATCCCGTCCTGGAGTCCTATTTCTGCAGCACATCAAAGCATCCCACACAG AGCTCCATAGAGAGTTTAAGTAAACTGGCGGGCTGTTCGGTGCGACAGGTCCAGAGGTGGTTCAGGCGGCGGAGAAATCAGGACCGGCCCAGCAAGCTCAAAAAATTTCGGGAAGCAAG TTGGAGATTTACCTTTTACCTTCTTGCTTTCTTTGCTGGCCTGGCAGCCCTTATTGAC aaACCATGGCTCTATGATATGAAGCTGATGTGGGATGGCTTCCCAAAAATG CCACTGTTGCCTTCACAGTACTGGTACTACATGATCGAACTAGGCTTCTATGTCTCACTGCTTTTTAGCGTAGCATCGGATATCAAACGTAAG GATTTCCAAGAGCAGATAGTTCACCACGTAGCCACCATTGTCCTCATCAGTTTCTCCTGGGTGGTCAACTACATCAGGGGAGGGACTTTGATCATGTTAGTGCATGATGCCTCCGACTATCTCATGGAG TCAGCCAAAATGTTCAACTACGCAGGTTGGAGGAGAACCTGCAACATCATCTTCACCGTGTTTGCTGCAGTTTTCATCGTCACCCGCCTCGTAATCCTCCCCTTCTG GATCATATACACGACGTGGGTTTACCCCCTGACCCTCTACCCCCCTTTCTTCGGCTTCTACTTCTTCAACGGGCTAATGATTGTGCTGCAGGTTCTGCACATCTTCTGGGCCTGGCTCATCTTGCGCATGGTCATCAAATTCCTGCCAGGCAAT ATCGTCGAGGACGAACGGAGCGACAAAGCGGAGACCGAGTCCGAAGATGAAGAGGACGATCGCGAGCAGAGAGGAAGTTTTAAAAACGGCCACGTGCAGAACGGCCACACTGTCCTCAATAACAACCACCGTAAGACGGACTGA
- the clk2a gene encoding dual specificity protein kinase CLK2 isoform X1 has translation MPHTRRYSSSDRDSRSSHQDRYRDRDRDRDRDRGRRHRHRRSPTYSSSSDRDRDRDRRGRGHRQDGSFARSRSRSFDNRSTEHRPFDRRYCEGYRRLDQNRDGERDREREPHGAAESYYPRDFSPNMYDYRRGRERERERDESYRRKGSRRKHKRRRRRTRSYSPSSSRSNSRTRALSVRDDEEGHLICRSGDVLQERYEIVSTLGEGTFGRVMQCIDHRRGGAHVALKIIKNVEKYKEAARLEINVLEKINEKDPENKFLCVQMYDWFDYHGHMCISFELLALSTFDFLKENNYLPYSIGQVRHMAYQICLAVKFLHDNKLTHTDLKPENILFVNSDFTMSFNVEKKREERTVKSTAVRVVDFGSATFDHEHHSTIVSTRHYRAPEVILELGWSHPCDVWSIGCILFEYYLGFTLFQTHDNREHLAMMERILGPVPSRMIRKTRKQKYFYRGRLDWDESSSAGKYVRENCKPLRRYLLSEAEEHHQLFDLIESMLEYEPSKRLVLADSLKHPFFENGGSGEAAGSKNWEGNRDISR, from the exons ATGCCTCACACAAGACGGTACTCGTCTTCGGACAGAGACAGTCGAAGCAGCCACCAAGACcgctacagagacagagatagagacagggacagagacagagggcgAAGACACCGCCACAGAAGATCACCTACTTACTCCTccagcagtgacagagacagagaccgaGACAGAAGGGGACGGGGACACAGACAGGACGGAAGCTTTGCACGCTCAAGGag TCGCAGCTTTGACAATCGCTCTACGGAGCACCGACCATTTGACAGAAGATACTGCGAGGGATACAGGCGCTTGGATCAGAATCGAGATGGAGAACGGGACAGAGAAAGGGAACCACATGGAGCAGCTGAAAGTTACTATCCACGTGACTTCTCTCCAAACATGTACGACTACAGACGGGGCCGTGAGAGGGAGCGCGAACGGGATGAGTCGTATCGGCGGAAAGGCAGCAGGCGTAAGCACAAACGAAGGCGGCGTAGAACCAGGTCCTATAGCCCATCCTCCTCG CGGAGCAACAGCCGGACGCGGGCACTGAGTGTGAGGGACGACGAGGAAGGGCACCTGATCTGTCGGAGTGGGGACGTCCTGCAAGAGAGAT ATGAGATTGTCAGCACTTTGGGGGAAGGCACCTTTGGGAGGGTGATGCAATGCATTGACCATCGCAG GGGAGGAGCCCATGTTGCCCTGAAAATTATCAAGAATGTGGAGAAGTACAAAGAAGCAGCTCGTCTGGAGATCAATGTATTAGAGAAGATCAATGAAAAGGACCCTGAAAACAAATT CCTGTGTGTACAGATGTATGACTGGTTTGACTACCATGGTCACATGTGTATCTCCTTTGAGCTGCTAGCTCTCAGCACCTTCGATTTTCTAAAGGAAAACAACTACCTGCCCTACTCAATTGGTCAGGTCAGACACATGGCCTACCAAATCTGTCTCGCTGTGAAGT tTCTACACGACAAtaagctgacacacacagacctaaAGCCTGAGAACATCCTATTTGTCAACTCAGACTTCACAATGTCTTTCAATGTAGAAAAG AAGCGAGAAGAGCGGACGGTTAAGAGCACGGCAGTACGTGTGGTGGACTTTGGCAGCGCCACTTTTGACCACGAGCACCACAGCACCATTGTGTCTACGCGGCATTATCGTGCCCCTGAGGTCATACTAG AGCTGGGCTGGAGCCATCCCTGTGATGTGTGGAGCATTGGCTGTATCCTATTTGAGTACTACCTGGGCTTCACCTTGTTTCAG ACTCATGACAACAGGGAGCATTTGGCCATGATGGAGAGAATCCTAGGTCCAGTGCCCTCTAGGATGATTCGTAAGACGAG GAAGCAGAAGTATTTCTATCGTGGTCGTCTGGATTGGGACGAGAGCTCCTCAGCGGGGAAATATGTCAGAGAAAACTGCAAACCCTTACGG CGGTACTTGCTGTCGGAGGCGGAGGAGCACCACCAGTTGTTTGACCTCATTGAAAGCATGTTGGAGTATGAGCCCTCCAAGAGGCTGGTGCTGGCCGACTCCCTCAAACACCCTTTCTTTGAGAATGGGGGGAGCGGCGAGGCAGCGGGCAGCAAGAACTGGGAGGGCAACCGGGACATCAGCCGGTGA
- the LOC139298506 gene encoding histone-lysine N-methyltransferase SETDB1-B-like produces MSVSEPSPIIISSAFAHCSNETTKIRPNLPEEEVKVDMMVVARKRPMRWQQGKIVEIVTRDDGRLKYKVSFEEKGKSLVSGHHIAFDTTPKLEQLYVGARVVVRCQDNKFRFRPATLAELPSRKNRLRFLVFLDDHIPVYVGLPLLHLVCRPLEDVLDDIPDSPHKFFMKQYLKDWPYPRLTQYRAGQSLNVELNGVQQRCEVQVVDCSLIQVVFQDNQHKEWIHRGSIRLEHMARFLDMKGVEENKDDSD; encoded by the exons ATGAGcg tgtCCGAACCAAGCCCTATAATAATATCATCGGCTTTTGCCCATTGCTCTAATGAAACCACAAAGATCCGTCCTAACTTGCCAGAAGAAGAGGTCAAAGTGGACATGATGGTCGTGGCCAGGAAGAGGCCCATGAGATGGCAACAGGGAAAAATAGTGGAGATTGTAACAAGGG ATGACGGACGGTTGAAGTACAAAGTTAGTTTTGAAGAAAAGGGGAAGAGTCTAGTGTCTGGTCACCACATCGCCTTTGACACGACGCCGAAGCTGGAGCAGCTGTATGTCGGTGCTCGTGTGGTGGTCAGGTGTCAAGATAACAAGTTCCGGTTTCGGCCTGCTACTCTGGCAGAACTCCCCAGCAGAAAGAACCGCTTaag gTTCTTGGTCTTTCTGGATGATCACATACCGGTTTATGTTGGTTTACCTTTACTTCACCTGGTGTGCAGACCGT TGGAAGACGTTTTAGATGACATTCCGGACAGCCCTCACAAGTTTTTCATGAAGCAATACCTGAAGGACTGGCCGTACCCACGTTTAACCCAGTACAGGGCCGGACAGAGCCTTAATGTAGAATTAAATGGAGTCCAGCAGAGGTGTGAGGTGCAGGTGGTCGACTGCAGCTTGATACAGGTCGTTTTTCAG GATAATCAACATAAGGAGTGGATCCATCGAGGATCCATACGACTTGAACACATGGCTAGATTTTTGGATATGAAAGGAGTGGAGGAGAACAAGGATGATTCTGACTGA
- the clk2a gene encoding dual specificity protein kinase CLK2 isoform X2 — translation MMPHTRRYSSSDRDSRSSHQDRYRDRDRDRDRDRGRRHRHRRSPTYSSSSDRDRDRDRRGRGHRQDGSFARSRSRSFDNRSTEHRPFDRRYCEGYRRLDQNRDGERDREREPHGAAESYYPRDFSPNMYDYRRGRERERERDESYRRKGSRRKHKRRRRRTRSYSPSSSRSNSRTRALSVRDDEEGHLICRSGDVLQERYEIVSTLGEGTFGRVMQCIDHRRGGAHVALKIIKNVEKYKEAARLEINVLEKINEKDPENKFLCVQMYDWFDYHGHMCISFELLALSTFDFLKENNYLPYSIGQVRHMAYQICLAVKFLHDNKLTHTDLKPENILFVNSDFTMSFNVEKKREERTVKSTAVRVVDFGSATFDHEHHSTIVSTRHYRAPEVILELGWSHPCDVWSIGCILFEYYLGFTLFQTHDNREHLAMMERILGPVPSRMIRKTRKQKYFYRGRLDWDESSSAGKYVRENCKPLRRYLLSEAEEHHQLFDLIESMLEYEPSKRLVLADSLKHPFFENGGSGEAAGSKNWEGNRDISR, via the exons ATG ATGCCTCACACAAGACGGTACTCGTCTTCGGACAGAGACAGTCGAAGCAGCCACCAAGACcgctacagagacagagatagagacagggacagagacagagggcgAAGACACCGCCACAGAAGATCACCTACTTACTCCTccagcagtgacagagacagagaccgaGACAGAAGGGGACGGGGACACAGACAGGACGGAAGCTTTGCACGCTCAAGGag TCGCAGCTTTGACAATCGCTCTACGGAGCACCGACCATTTGACAGAAGATACTGCGAGGGATACAGGCGCTTGGATCAGAATCGAGATGGAGAACGGGACAGAGAAAGGGAACCACATGGAGCAGCTGAAAGTTACTATCCACGTGACTTCTCTCCAAACATGTACGACTACAGACGGGGCCGTGAGAGGGAGCGCGAACGGGATGAGTCGTATCGGCGGAAAGGCAGCAGGCGTAAGCACAAACGAAGGCGGCGTAGAACCAGGTCCTATAGCCCATCCTCCTCG CGGAGCAACAGCCGGACGCGGGCACTGAGTGTGAGGGACGACGAGGAAGGGCACCTGATCTGTCGGAGTGGGGACGTCCTGCAAGAGAGAT ATGAGATTGTCAGCACTTTGGGGGAAGGCACCTTTGGGAGGGTGATGCAATGCATTGACCATCGCAG GGGAGGAGCCCATGTTGCCCTGAAAATTATCAAGAATGTGGAGAAGTACAAAGAAGCAGCTCGTCTGGAGATCAATGTATTAGAGAAGATCAATGAAAAGGACCCTGAAAACAAATT CCTGTGTGTACAGATGTATGACTGGTTTGACTACCATGGTCACATGTGTATCTCCTTTGAGCTGCTAGCTCTCAGCACCTTCGATTTTCTAAAGGAAAACAACTACCTGCCCTACTCAATTGGTCAGGTCAGACACATGGCCTACCAAATCTGTCTCGCTGTGAAGT tTCTACACGACAAtaagctgacacacacagacctaaAGCCTGAGAACATCCTATTTGTCAACTCAGACTTCACAATGTCTTTCAATGTAGAAAAG AAGCGAGAAGAGCGGACGGTTAAGAGCACGGCAGTACGTGTGGTGGACTTTGGCAGCGCCACTTTTGACCACGAGCACCACAGCACCATTGTGTCTACGCGGCATTATCGTGCCCCTGAGGTCATACTAG AGCTGGGCTGGAGCCATCCCTGTGATGTGTGGAGCATTGGCTGTATCCTATTTGAGTACTACCTGGGCTTCACCTTGTTTCAG ACTCATGACAACAGGGAGCATTTGGCCATGATGGAGAGAATCCTAGGTCCAGTGCCCTCTAGGATGATTCGTAAGACGAG GAAGCAGAAGTATTTCTATCGTGGTCGTCTGGATTGGGACGAGAGCTCCTCAGCGGGGAAATATGTCAGAGAAAACTGCAAACCCTTACGG CGGTACTTGCTGTCGGAGGCGGAGGAGCACCACCAGTTGTTTGACCTCATTGAAAGCATGTTGGAGTATGAGCCCTCCAAGAGGCTGGTGCTGGCCGACTCCCTCAAACACCCTTTCTTTGAGAATGGGGGGAGCGGCGAGGCAGCGGGCAGCAAGAACTGGGAGGGCAACCGGGACATCAGCCGGTGA
- the LOC139298590 gene encoding ceramide synthase 2-like isoform X1 gives MLSRLNELIWADWIWFPEGHGWADLKDHDGKVFPKPRDLWASIPIALAFLVIRQIFERTVAIPLASLLGVSDKQCVRAPHNPVLESYFCSTSKHPTQSSIESLSKLAGCSVRQVQRWFRRRRNQDRPSKLKKFREASWRFTFYLLAFFAGLAALIDKPWLYDMKLMWDGFPKMPLLPSQYWYYMIELGFYVSLLFSVASDIKRKDFQEQIVHHVATIVLISFSWVVNYIRGGTLIMLVHDASDYLMESAKMFNYAGWRRTCNIIFTVFAAVFIVTRLVILPFWIIYTTWVYPLTLYPPFFGFYFFNGLMIVLQVLHIFWAWLILRMVIKFLPGNEIVEDERSDKAETESEDEEDDREQRGSFKNGHVQNGHTVLNNNHRKTD, from the exons ATGTTGTCTCGGCTGAATGAGCTGATATGGGCGGACTGGATTTGGTTTCCTGAAGGCCACGGGTGGGCTGACCTGAAGGACCACGATGGCAAGGTCTTCCCTAAACCACGGGACCTCTGGGCTTCTATACCCATCGCTCTCGCTTTCCTGGTCATCAGACAGATATTCGAGAG GACAGTAGCGATTCCTCTTGCCTCTCTGTTGGGAGTGAGTGACAAGCAGTGTGTTCGTGCTCCTCATAATCCCGTCCTGGAGTCCTATTTCTGCAGCACATCAAAGCATCCCACACAG AGCTCCATAGAGAGTTTAAGTAAACTGGCGGGCTGTTCGGTGCGACAGGTCCAGAGGTGGTTCAGGCGGCGGAGAAATCAGGACCGGCCCAGCAAGCTCAAAAAATTTCGGGAAGCAAG TTGGAGATTTACCTTTTACCTTCTTGCTTTCTTTGCTGGCCTGGCAGCCCTTATTGAC aaACCATGGCTCTATGATATGAAGCTGATGTGGGATGGCTTCCCAAAAATG CCACTGTTGCCTTCACAGTACTGGTACTACATGATCGAACTAGGCTTCTATGTCTCACTGCTTTTTAGCGTAGCATCGGATATCAAACGTAAG GATTTCCAAGAGCAGATAGTTCACCACGTAGCCACCATTGTCCTCATCAGTTTCTCCTGGGTGGTCAACTACATCAGGGGAGGGACTTTGATCATGTTAGTGCATGATGCCTCCGACTATCTCATGGAG TCAGCCAAAATGTTCAACTACGCAGGTTGGAGGAGAACCTGCAACATCATCTTCACCGTGTTTGCTGCAGTTTTCATCGTCACCCGCCTCGTAATCCTCCCCTTCTG GATCATATACACGACGTGGGTTTACCCCCTGACCCTCTACCCCCCTTTCTTCGGCTTCTACTTCTTCAACGGGCTAATGATTGTGCTGCAGGTTCTGCACATCTTCTGGGCCTGGCTCATCTTGCGCATGGTCATCAAATTCCTGCCAGGCAAT GAGATCGTCGAGGACGAACGGAGCGACAAAGCGGAGACCGAGTCCGAAGATGAAGAGGACGATCGCGAGCAGAGAGGAAGTTTTAAAAACGGCCACGTGCAGAACGGCCACACTGTCCTCAATAACAACCACCGTAAGACGGACTGA